One window of the Gemmatimonadota bacterium genome contains the following:
- a CDS encoding aminopeptidase P family protein: MKKLLASARWGTGALGLILLGAPAAPAQLGSPAGPVPAERLSARRAALGRRIGNGVAVLRSASARSIEGDYPQDGDFRQDNDFFYLTGLETPGSWLVLVARADTLEGVKLYLPAPDSAAERWTGPQLGPGEEARRMTGIADISAAENAEAEIRNLVLAAGSPARTGRLYVKRGEAEGRLVLFRELVFGPELEVRDLRVELAALRLVKDADELGRLRRAVEITVEAQRQAMRALRPGVWEYELEALVEYTFRRRGAERLGFPSIVGSGPNSAILHYDDGRRQMQAGELVVVDVGAEFGYYSADVTRTLPVSGRFTGRQRRLYELVLGAQQAALDSVRPGATLATLNRIAREYLREHSRDLCGAQSCDRYFIHGLSHWLGMDVHDVGDRSTPLAPGMVLTVEPGIYLPDERLGIRIEDDVLVTAGGYELLSAGAPRRPEEIERLMHSARSAAPP, from the coding sequence ATGAAGAAGCTGCTGGCCAGCGCGCGCTGGGGGACGGGCGCGCTCGGGTTGATCCTGCTCGGGGCGCCGGCTGCGCCGGCCCAGCTCGGCTCGCCGGCCGGGCCGGTGCCTGCGGAGCGCCTGTCGGCTCGGCGGGCGGCGCTGGGCCGGCGCATCGGCAACGGCGTTGCGGTGCTCCGTTCCGCGTCCGCGCGGAGCATCGAGGGCGACTACCCGCAGGACGGTGACTTCCGCCAGGACAACGATTTTTTCTACCTCACCGGGCTGGAAACGCCCGGCTCGTGGCTGGTCCTGGTAGCTCGTGCGGACACGCTCGAGGGGGTGAAGCTCTATCTACCGGCACCGGACTCGGCGGCCGAGCGCTGGACCGGCCCGCAGCTCGGGCCGGGCGAGGAGGCCAGGCGGATGACCGGTATCGCCGACATCAGCGCGGCCGAGAATGCCGAGGCCGAGATCCGGAACCTGGTGCTGGCGGCCGGCTCGCCGGCGCGCACGGGTCGGCTGTACGTGAAGCGGGGCGAGGCCGAGGGGCGGCTGGTGCTGTTTCGCGAGCTGGTGTTCGGGCCGGAGCTCGAGGTCCGAGACCTGCGCGTCGAATTGGCGGCGCTCCGGCTGGTCAAGGACGCGGACGAGCTGGGGCGGCTGCGCCGTGCTGTCGAGATCACCGTGGAAGCGCAGCGGCAGGCCATGCGAGCGCTGCGGCCCGGGGTATGGGAGTACGAGCTCGAGGCGCTGGTCGAGTATACGTTCCGCCGGCGCGGCGCCGAGCGCCTGGGCTTTCCCAGCATCGTCGGCTCGGGACCTAATTCGGCCATCCTGCACTATGATGACGGCCGCCGGCAGATGCAGGCTGGGGAGCTGGTAGTGGTGGATGTGGGGGCGGAGTTCGGTTATTACAGTGCGGACGTGACCCGTACCCTGCCGGTCTCGGGGCGGTTCACCGGGCGGCAGCGCCGGCTCTACGAGCTGGTGTTGGGTGCGCAGCAGGCGGCGCTGGACTCGGTGCGGCCCGGGGCAACCTTGGCGACTCTGAACCGGATCGCACGCGAGTACCTGCGCGAGCATTCCCGCGACCTGTGTGGTGCGCAAAGCTGTGATCGCTACTTCATCCATGGGCTCTCGCATTGGCTGGGCATGGACGTGCACGACGTGGGGGACAGGTCCACTCCGCTCGCGCCCGGCATGGTGCTCACGGTAGAGCCCGGTATTTACCTGCCGGACGAGCGGCTCGGCATCCGCATCGAGGATGACGTGCTGGTCACTGCTGGGGGCTACGAGCTGCTTTCCGCGGGTGCGCCGCGTCGCCCGGAGGAGATCGAGCGGCTCATGCACTCCGCCCGGTCCGCAGCTCCGCCATGA